A single window of Roseofilum reptotaenium CS-1145 DNA harbors:
- a CDS encoding peroxidase family protein — protein sequence MRANEQVGLIAVHTLFVREHNRLAEQIAADPDTAMEAEKLELSVDDYIYETARKLVGAKIQIITYNEYLPLLLGTDALSPYQGYDETVNPSISNEFAHAAFRVGHTQVSPTLERIDPQTGVSNPIALRDGFFTTQLILEEGIDSLLLGLASQQAQEIDPLYQVR from the coding sequence GTGCGAGCGAATGAACAAGTCGGTTTAATTGCGGTACATACTCTATTTGTCCGAGAACATAATCGTCTTGCCGAACAAATTGCGGCCGATCCAGACACTGCTATGGAAGCCGAAAAACTGGAACTGAGTGTGGATGATTATATTTATGAAACGGCTCGTAAATTAGTGGGAGCCAAAATCCAAATCATCACGTATAACGAATACTTGCCTTTGCTTTTGGGAACAGATGCCTTGAGTCCTTATCAAGGTTATGATGAAACCGTTAATCCCAGTATTAGCAATGAATTTGCTCATGCTGCCTTTCGGGTGGGTCACACTCAAGTTTCTCCCACACTTGAGCGCATCGATCCGCAGACGGGAGTTAGCAACCCTATTGCTCTGAGAGATGGATTTTTTACCACTCAACTCATTCTGGAAGAGGGAATTGATTCTCTATTGTTAGGATTAGCGTCTCAACAGGCACAAGAAATCGATCCGTTATATCAAGTCCGTT